A portion of the Bacteroides faecium genome contains these proteins:
- a CDS encoding DUF1573 domain-containing protein: MKYIVFCILLFMSISCIDSKQKKIVDLIREWESKEIVFPINPIFTIGGKDTVNFQVERNKYKIVVYVDSVGCTSCKLRLLAWKGFMAQIDSLSSNTVQFLYFIYPKNKMELSYNLMVDNFRYPVCFDEKDSLNKLNHFPGEMMFHTFLLDRANKVLAVGNPVYNQKIKKLYLDLILGREISNEKEELKTTAILSASKLDMGAFEWHYEQIGEFILTNSGNKPLIINEVVSSCGCTVIEYSSNPIQPRDSIKLKVRYKAEHPEYFNKTITVYCNAENAPFKLKISGNAK, encoded by the coding sequence ATGAAATATATTGTTTTTTGTATACTATTATTTATGTCTATATCTTGTATAGATAGTAAACAAAAAAAAATAGTGGATTTAATACGAGAATGGGAAAGCAAAGAAATAGTTTTCCCGATTAATCCTATTTTTACAATTGGTGGAAAGGATACAGTAAACTTTCAGGTTGAAAGAAATAAATATAAAATAGTAGTGTATGTTGATTCTGTAGGTTGTACCAGTTGCAAACTAAGATTATTGGCATGGAAAGGTTTTATGGCTCAGATTGATTCATTATCTTCTAATACTGTTCAATTTTTATATTTTATTTATCCTAAAAATAAAATGGAACTTTCTTATAATTTGATGGTAGATAATTTTAGATATCCTGTATGCTTCGATGAGAAAGACTCGTTAAATAAATTGAATCATTTTCCGGGAGAAATGATGTTTCATACTTTTTTGCTAGATAGAGCAAATAAAGTACTTGCTGTTGGTAATCCTGTTTATAATCAGAAGATAAAAAAACTTTATTTAGATCTTATTTTAGGACGAGAAATTTCGAATGAAAAAGAAGAATTAAAAACAACAGCCATTTTGTCTGCATCAAAACTGGATATGGGAGCTTTTGAGTGGCATTATGAACAAATTGGTGAGTTCATATTAACTAATAGTGGTAATAAGCCACTTATTATAAATGAAGTCGTAAGTTCTTGTGGTTGTACCGTTATAGAATATTCTTCCAATCCAATCCAACCAAGAGATAGTATAAAATTGAAGGTGAGATATAAGGCAGAGCATCCGGAATATTTTAATAAAACAATTACAGTCTATTGTAATGCCGAAAATGCTCCATTTAAATTGAAAATTAGTGGAAATGCAAAATGA
- a CDS encoding 6-bladed beta-propeller, with the protein MKYVFVLLFLLMSLFSCSEKDLVRRLSVKDKVSEFSDTLFLGRVKNLLTYNNDIYFVEQYRNQIIKLDSCLNLKGLIGRMGEGPEELCNVSSFIIDNDIIYVLDAGCAKLISYGLDGNIIARYRLSEKVGLMPEFRFVVSGNDYMEMSVTDRRGAFGKMKLQSDSVSYWGERTLFAHTDMEYVRNGRYLFKSSSGYVSISDNEAIIEVYNFDKKKIMDYDYSSLEVVKRSLAYLDTQPMSSNSYGIICEDAYMDGNQIYLLLSSYETMGYKANTVAVFELQSDIRLKGVYQLAGSLYSSLCVLNGNVYAFETKESILEKYSIMSSSVN; encoded by the coding sequence ATGAAGTATGTATTTGTATTATTATTTCTTCTGATGAGTCTATTTTCTTGTTCAGAAAAAGATTTAGTAAGAAGATTATCAGTAAAAGATAAAGTATCAGAATTTTCTGATACTTTATTCTTAGGGCGAGTGAAAAACCTGCTTACGTATAATAATGACATCTATTTTGTTGAACAATATAGAAATCAAATTATAAAGTTGGATAGTTGTTTGAATCTCAAAGGACTAATAGGGCGTATGGGGGAAGGTCCGGAGGAATTGTGTAATGTGTCAAGTTTCATAATAGATAATGATATAATTTATGTTTTAGATGCAGGTTGTGCTAAACTCATATCATATGGGCTGGATGGTAATATAATAGCCAGATATCGTTTATCAGAAAAGGTTGGTTTAATGCCGGAATTTCGTTTCGTAGTATCAGGAAATGATTATATGGAAATGAGTGTAACTGATAGAAGGGGAGCTTTTGGAAAAATGAAGTTACAATCTGATTCTGTTTCATATTGGGGGGAACGAACTTTATTTGCACATACAGATATGGAGTATGTAAGAAATGGGCGCTATCTCTTTAAATCTTCTTCTGGATATGTTAGTATCTCAGATAATGAAGCAATAATTGAAGTGTACAATTTTGATAAGAAGAAAATAATGGATTATGATTATTCAAGTTTGGAGGTAGTAAAGAGAAGTTTAGCTTATTTGGATACACAACCTATGTCTTCCAATAGTTATGGCATTATTTGTGAAGATGCATATATGGATGGAAATCAGATTTATCTTTTATTGTCTTCTTATGAAACTATGGGATATAAAGCTAATACAGTGGCTGTTTTTGAGTTGCAATCTGATATCAGATTAAAAGGTGTATATCAGTTGGCTGGCTCATTATATTCTTCGTTATGTGTGTTGAATGGAAATGTGTATGCGTTTGAAACAAAAGAATCAATATTGGAAAAGTATTCAATAATGTCTTCTTCTGTTAATTGA
- a CDS encoding NVEALA domain-containing protein, producing MKKKMMGLIAVVVIAVVAGFNVYKTQIIVDLSTLALVNVEALAGGETEGTCTARVSCGGGGPNDFVECSGRVCERHATVLSRWVKCDGIKTSC from the coding sequence ATGAAAAAGAAAATGATGGGGCTTATAGCCGTTGTTGTTATTGCCGTTGTTGCGGGATTTAATGTGTATAAAACACAAATTATTGTAGATTTATCAACTTTGGCTTTGGTTAATGTAGAAGCTTTAGCAGGCGGTGAGACTGAAGGTACGTGTACTGCTCGTGTCTCTTGTGGCGGTGGAGGACCTAATGATTTTGTTGAATGCTCAGGAAGAGTATGTGAGCGTCATGCTACAGTTTTGTCAAGATGGGTGAAATGTGATGGAATTAAAACCAGTTGTTGA
- a CDS encoding BF3164 family lipoprotein encodes MFLEDIALKNSILLLLLFLFLFISCKTKYKEYADNVLPYSRFPQEKELKGEVIELDTALFRYPFRIRIEGDKAIVMDLHGFDYYGHLFQYPSFRYLSSFGRRGDSPTEMLSMENFRLHNHILWTLDANKSELTRLDFSSSGDSLLREETVALDEDILRPLDFAIYNDTTFVIPDYSGESRFMKVSCEGKLIEKIGAIPTTNEKALQEARPALAQAWRSFLDYNPRNSILAAVTQLGEVVEVYNLKDSTHVIRIGEHDEPEFKISDGYGMPTGIMGFSDVQVTDCAIYAVFHGTPFKEIARQSGSLPDGGKYIYVFSLKGEPLCKYILEQYIYGIYVDETTKTIMATDVNSDQPILKFSFG; translated from the coding sequence ATATTTTTGGAGGATATAGCCTTGAAGAATAGTATTCTTCTTCTCCTTCTTTTTCTATTTCTCTTTATTTCTTGCAAAACGAAATATAAGGAATATGCAGACAATGTATTACCTTATTCCAGATTTCCGCAAGAAAAAGAATTGAAAGGAGAAGTAATAGAGCTTGATACAGCCTTGTTCCGTTATCCTTTTCGGATACGGATAGAAGGGGATAAAGCTATTGTGATGGATTTACATGGTTTCGATTATTATGGGCATTTATTCCAATACCCAAGTTTCCGGTATCTATCTTCTTTTGGTAGACGAGGAGATTCTCCCACAGAAATGTTGTCAATGGAGAACTTTCGTTTACATAACCATATATTATGGACTTTAGATGCTAACAAAAGCGAATTAACTAGGTTAGATTTTTCTTCATCCGGTGATTCACTGCTTCGTGAGGAAACGGTGGCATTGGATGAAGATATACTTCGACCACTTGATTTTGCCATATATAATGATACAACATTTGTCATTCCTGACTATTCAGGTGAGAGTCGTTTTATGAAGGTTAGTTGTGAAGGTAAGCTAATAGAGAAAATAGGAGCTATACCAACAACAAATGAGAAGGCCTTGCAAGAAGCCCGTCCGGCATTAGCACAGGCATGGCGTAGCTTTTTAGATTATAATCCTCGTAATAGTATTTTGGCTGCTGTTACTCAGTTGGGAGAAGTGGTTGAAGTTTATAATTTAAAAGATAGTACTCATGTAATTCGTATCGGTGAGCACGACGAACCTGAATTCAAAATATCAGATGGATATGGTATGCCAACAGGTATAATGGGATTTAGCGATGTGCAAGTAACTGATTGTGCTATTTATGCGGTGTTTCATGGAACGCCTTTTAAGGAGATAGCGAGACAAAGCGGAAGCCTTCCTGATGGTGGAAAATATATTTATGTATTTAGTTTGAAAGGAGAACCGTTATGCAAATATATACTCGAACAATATATATATGGTATTTATGTAGATGAAACTACTAAAACGATAATGGCGACAGATGTAAATAGCGATCAGCCAATACTAAAGTTTAGCTTTGGTTGA
- a CDS encoding NVEALA domain-containing protein translates to MKKLIVLLLCMVAALSTKYFVSHSNSKVHNTFLLYNVEALAAGEHAAITRCYGTGSLDCPVSHKKVEYIFGGYSLEE, encoded by the coding sequence ATGAAGAAATTAATAGTTTTGTTATTGTGTATGGTAGCTGCTTTGTCTACTAAATATTTTGTTTCACATAGTAATAGTAAAGTGCATAATACTTTTCTATTATATAATGTTGAAGCGTTAGCTGCTGGTGAACACGCGGCCATTACTCGTTGTTATGGAACTGGTTCCTTAGATTGTCCTGTATCTCATAAAAAGGTTGAATATATTTTTGGAGGATATAGCCTTGAAGAATAG
- a CDS encoding helix-turn-helix domain-containing protein, with translation MMRTYNVILLFIAACIGGVIFFFACKYTYESKLSELKKKAEVAFGEAINQELINRNLKGDISLNFNLATVTDDVSSIVYWEDESGRHEYLLDIEKSTLNITDDTNVRLLHSVAFKKKPLQPDSLNVRWRTQLELSTIVLRSALCISLTSTDGGVKLQNTYQSEWCNSSNIVFTRYIGYACEIEVKGYLYYSIWSMIYKEILLYLSLYLILGYGFYKSFIALRRKIHSFHCKEIVEIINEVPVEVIKEVPVEIHVIEEVQKVSTTPIRSYKLGEHIIFYADRNVVMVNGIEKKNQAQACLLLELFLNASNNDYILKDNIIIDTLWSDGSGNDKRMHKAVGRLRSFINGIDPSLNILRKVGAYQLIISENSSFESNS, from the coding sequence ATGATGAGAACTTATAATGTTATTTTGTTGTTTATTGCTGCCTGCATCGGTGGAGTTATATTTTTCTTTGCTTGCAAGTACACTTATGAATCGAAATTATCAGAACTTAAGAAGAAAGCGGAAGTAGCCTTTGGTGAGGCAATAAATCAGGAGCTGATAAACAGGAATTTGAAGGGTGATATTTCGCTTAATTTTAATCTAGCTACAGTGACTGATGATGTTTCGAGTATTGTTTATTGGGAAGATGAGTCTGGAAGACATGAGTATCTGCTTGATATAGAGAAAAGTACCCTGAATATAACTGATGATACTAATGTACGTCTTTTGCATTCTGTTGCATTTAAAAAGAAACCACTTCAACCTGATTCTTTGAATGTTAGATGGAGAACACAATTGGAATTATCAACTATTGTTTTAAGATCAGCTTTGTGCATATCCTTAACGAGCACTGATGGTGGTGTAAAATTGCAAAATACATATCAGAGCGAATGGTGTAACTCTTCCAATATAGTATTTACCCGTTATATAGGTTATGCTTGTGAGATAGAAGTAAAGGGTTACTTGTATTATTCTATATGGAGTATGATTTATAAAGAGATACTATTGTATTTATCATTATATTTGATTTTGGGATATGGATTTTATAAGTCTTTTATTGCTCTTCGTCGCAAGATACATTCATTTCATTGTAAAGAGATAGTGGAAATTATAAATGAGGTTCCTGTTGAAGTGATAAAGGAAGTTCCTGTAGAAATTCATGTAATCGAAGAAGTTCAGAAAGTGAGTACTACTCCCATACGCTCATACAAATTGGGTGAACATATAATATTTTATGCAGACCGTAATGTTGTAATGGTAAATGGCATTGAGAAAAAAAATCAGGCTCAAGCTTGTTTGCTTTTGGAATTATTTCTAAATGCAAGTAATAATGACTATATTCTAAAGGATAATATAATTATAGATACATTGTGGTCTGATGGTTCAGGTAATGACAAACGAATGCATAAAGCGGTTGGACGTTTACGTTCATTTATCAATGGAATAGATCCTTCATTAAATATATTAAGGAAAGTTGGTGCATATCAACTAATTATTTCAGAGAATTCTTCTTTTGAGTCAAATAGCTAA
- a CDS encoding type II toxin-antitoxin system HigB family toxin, giving the protein MKIIDAEKLEKFVKKHADAENAIERWIEIIQSAEWKNHNELKSDFLSVDYVGNDRYVFNIKGNKYRIIAVVVFFAGRLYIRFVGTHADYDRIDAKII; this is encoded by the coding sequence ATGAAAATTATCGATGCGGAAAAACTGGAGAAGTTTGTGAAAAAGCACGCCGATGCAGAGAACGCTATTGAAAGATGGATAGAAATAATCCAAAGTGCCGAATGGAAAAATCACAATGAATTGAAAAGTGACTTTCTTTCAGTTGATTACGTAGGGAACGATCGATATGTTTTCAATATCAAAGGGAACAAATATAGGATTATTGCCGTTGTAGTGTTTTTCGCAGGACGTTTATATATACGTTTTGTAGGAACACATGCTGATTATGACAGAATAGATGCTAAGATTATATAA
- a CDS encoding helix-turn-helix domain-containing protein, which yields MKIKSDAEYRRCKRGIDKIIHTGTNLGSMDLLDQSDKDELIRLSDMVEEWEAAYHPLPGKVSTLITDEIRRKMDEANLNQIEAAEKLGVSKSRISELLSGKRALNLNLVKRLRDNFGIPADFILDNM from the coding sequence ATGAAAATAAAAAGTGACGCTGAATATAGAAGGTGCAAAAGAGGAATAGATAAAATCATTCACACTGGCACTAACCTTGGAAGTATGGACTTACTTGATCAATCAGACAAGGATGAACTTATTCGTTTGTCTGATATGGTAGAAGAATGGGAAGCCGCTTATCATCCTCTACCGGGAAAAGTTTCAACTTTAATAACGGACGAGATTAGACGTAAAATGGACGAAGCCAATCTTAACCAAATTGAAGCGGCAGAAAAATTAGGCGTTTCCAAATCTCGAATAAGTGAACTATTATCTGGCAAAAGAGCGCTTAACTTGAATTTAGTGAAACGTTTGCGGGACAATTTCGGAATTCCAGCTGATTTTATCTTAGATAATATGTAG
- a CDS encoding ATP-binding protein: MKEIFRRYPIGIQNFEQLRNMNCVYIDKTALVYQLVHTDTVYFLSRPRRFGKSLLVSTLEAYFSGKKDLFKGLAIEQLEQEWTVYPVLHIDFSRTKYTAIEDLQEQLNLYLSGWERTYGKNEEETSYAARLTGLLQRIYQQTGKQVVVLIDEYDAPLLDSNSDSALQGQLRTEMRKFFSPLKAQGQYLRFLFLTGISKFSQMSIFSELNNLQNISMSDDYSTICGITEPELRSQMQPDIERIAQANNETYEEACQHLKRQYDGYHFSENCEDIYNPFSLFNAFSQRKYKSFWFSTGTPTFLIEMLQRMDFNLNLLEKMEVKDEDFDKATEVITDPIPVLYQSGYLTIKGYEPLFRTYTLGYPNEEVKIGFIETLIPSYLNQPTRESNFYVVSFVRDLMKGDIEQCLLRTRSFFSSIPYDLENNQEKHYQTIFYLLFRLMGQYVDVEVKNAIGRADIVIKMPDAIYVLEFKVDGTPEEALAQINSKQYAIPYEIDHRKVVKVGVNFDSTTRTLGEWEIEYS; the protein is encoded by the coding sequence ATGAAAGAGATATTCAGAAGATATCCTATCGGGATACAGAATTTTGAGCAGTTACGTAATATGAATTGTGTATATATTGATAAAACTGCATTGGTTTATCAATTAGTCCATACTGATACTGTGTATTTTCTTAGCCGTCCCCGCCGCTTCGGAAAAAGTCTTCTAGTCTCTACTCTGGAAGCCTATTTCTCCGGGAAAAAAGATTTATTTAAAGGACTGGCAATAGAGCAGTTGGAACAGGAATGGACTGTTTATCCTGTGTTGCATATTGATTTCAGCAGAACAAAATATACCGCTATTGAAGACTTACAGGAACAATTGAATCTTTATCTGAGCGGATGGGAGAGGACTTATGGGAAAAATGAAGAAGAAACGAGTTATGCAGCCCGTTTGACAGGTTTGCTTCAACGAATTTATCAACAGACAGGAAAGCAGGTTGTCGTATTGATTGACGAATATGATGCACCTTTATTGGATAGTAATAGTGACTCTGCTTTACAAGGACAATTACGAACCGAGATGCGTAAATTCTTCAGCCCTCTCAAAGCCCAAGGGCAATATCTTCGTTTTTTATTTCTGACAGGTATCAGTAAATTCAGTCAGATGAGCATATTCAGTGAGTTAAACAACTTGCAGAATATTAGTATGAGTGATGATTATAGTACTATTTGCGGTATAACAGAGCCGGAATTGCGGAGTCAGATGCAACCGGATATTGAGAGGATAGCCCAAGCGAACAATGAGACTTATGAAGAAGCCTGCCAGCATTTGAAACGCCAATATGACGGTTATCATTTTAGTGAAAATTGTGAAGATATTTACAATCCGTTTAGTCTTTTCAATGCTTTTTCTCAAAGGAAATATAAAAGCTTTTGGTTCTCTACCGGTACGCCCACTTTCTTGATTGAGATGTTACAGCGAATGGACTTCAATCTCAATCTACTGGAAAAGATGGAAGTGAAAGATGAAGACTTTGATAAAGCGACAGAGGTTATCACAGACCCGATTCCTGTACTCTATCAGAGTGGTTATCTGACTATCAAAGGATATGAACCTCTTTTTCGTACATACACATTAGGCTATCCGAACGAAGAAGTTAAAATAGGCTTTATTGAGACGCTGATTCCTTCCTATCTCAACCAACCCACCCGAGAAAGTAATTTCTATGTAGTTTCTTTCGTAAGAGACTTGATGAAAGGTGATATTGAGCAATGTCTTCTTCGTACTCGTTCTTTCTTTTCTTCTATACCCTATGATTTGGAAAACAATCAGGAAAAACACTATCAAACCATATTCTATTTGTTATTCCGTTTGATGGGGCAATATGTGGATGTAGAAGTCAAGAATGCAATTGGCAGGGCTGACATAGTGATAAAGATGCCTGATGCGATTTATGTGCTTGAGTTTAAGGTAGACGGAACTCCCGAAGAAGCGTTGGCACAAATCAATAGTAAACAATATGCCATTCCTTATGAGATAGACCATCGTAAGGTTGTTAAAGTTGGCGTGAATTTTGATAGCACAACAAGGACTTTGGGAGAGTGGGAGATAGAATATTCTTAG
- a CDS encoding glycine zipper family protein yields the protein MKKQLTVILLSALILSGCASGRMGNPGAIVAGASIGGSLGSSIGGLVGDNNRGWRGGYRGSAIGNIVGTIAGAAIGSALTAPRQEQIEEDAYIPEVREVRVQKYKKQPQQVQRPLAQLKLRRIRFIDDNRNHVIDAGENSKIIFEIMNDGRKPVYNVVPVVETVEKVKHLGISPSVMIEEVLPGEGIRYTASIHAGERLKDGEVTFRVAVADENGMICDSQEFTLPTQRGN from the coding sequence ATGAAGAAACAACTAACAGTAATTTTGCTTTCCGCTTTGATTTTGAGCGGATGTGCGTCGGGGCGTATGGGGAATCCGGGAGCTATCGTAGCAGGTGCTTCTATCGGTGGTAGTCTGGGAAGTTCGATAGGCGGGCTTGTCGGGGATAATAATCGTGGCTGGCGTGGCGGTTACCGTGGTTCTGCCATCGGAAATATCGTAGGAACCATTGCCGGCGCGGCAATAGGAAGTGCGTTGACAGCGCCGAGACAGGAACAAATAGAAGAAGATGCCTACATTCCTGAAGTGCGTGAAGTCCGTGTTCAGAAATACAAGAAACAGCCGCAGCAGGTTCAGCGTCCGCTTGCCCAACTGAAATTGCGCAGGATTCGTTTTATTGATGATAACCGCAACCATGTGATTGATGCAGGGGAGAACAGCAAGATAATCTTTGAGATTATGAATGATGGCCGGAAGCCTGTATATAATGTGGTTCCTGTGGTAGAAACAGTCGAAAAGGTGAAACATCTCGGCATCTCTCCTTCGGTGATGATAGAGGAAGTTCTTCCGGGCGAAGGTATCCGATACACTGCCTCGATTCATGCAGGCGAAAGACTGAAAGACGGTGAAGTGACTTTCCGTGTAGCAGTGGCGGACGAGAACGGAATGATTTGCGATTCGCAGGAATTTACCCTGCCTACACAGCGCGGAAACTAA
- a CDS encoding ATP-dependent helicase, translating into MNTNYIEELNESQCAAVTYNDGPSLVIAGAGSGKTRVLTYKIAYLLENGYNPWNILALTFTNKAAREMKERIARLVGMERARYLWMGTFHSIFSRILRAEAQYIGFTSQFTIYDTADSKSLLRSIIKEMGLDEKTYKPGTVQSRISNAKNHLVTPTGYAANKEAYEGDMAAKMPAIRDIYTRYWERCRQAGAMDFDDLLVYTYILFRDFPEVLARYREQFRYVLVDEYQDTNYAQHSIVLQLTKENQRVCVVGDDAQSIYSFRGADIDNILYFTKIYPNTKVFKLEQNYRSTQTIVCAANSLIEKNERQIRKAVFSEKEKGEAIGVFQAYSDVEEGDIVANKIAELRREHSYGYADFAILYRTNAQSRIFEEALRKRTMPYKIYGGLSFYQRKEIKDVIAYFRLVVNPNDEEAFKRIINYPARGIGDTTVGKIISAATDNGVSLWAALCEPLSYGLNINKGTHTKLQGFRELIEGFIADLADKNAYEIGTDIIRQSGIINDVCQDTSPENLSRKENIEELVNGMNDFCALRQEEGNPNIFLTDFLSEISLLTDQDSDKADDGEKITLMTVHSAKGLEFRNVFVVGLEENLFPSGMVGDSPRALEEERRLFYVAITRAEEHCFLSFAKTRFRYGKMEFGSPSRFLRDIDVDFLKMPHESGVSRSVDEGAGRFRREIEGGFTRSASPSRAPFGSTSSSEQRERPKAQIIAPSVPRNLKKVSAVGSSGGTQASSSGSASVAGVQAGQMIEHERFGLGEVMKVEGTGDNAKATIHFKNAGDKQLLLRFARFKVVE; encoded by the coding sequence ATGAATACCAATTATATAGAGGAATTGAATGAGAGTCAGTGTGCAGCAGTGACTTACAACGACGGTCCTTCACTGGTGATAGCCGGTGCAGGTTCGGGGAAGACGCGCGTGTTGACTTATAAAATCGCCTATTTGCTGGAGAACGGTTACAATCCGTGGAACATCCTTGCACTGACCTTTACCAATAAAGCAGCGCGTGAGATGAAAGAACGTATTGCCCGCCTGGTAGGTATGGAGCGGGCGCGTTATTTGTGGATGGGGACTTTCCATTCCATATTCTCCCGTATCCTTCGTGCCGAAGCGCAGTATATCGGATTTACTTCCCAGTTTACCATTTATGATACGGCCGATAGTAAGAGCCTGCTCCGTTCCATCATCAAGGAAATGGGGCTTGACGAAAAGACCTATAAACCGGGAACTGTGCAATCCCGTATTTCCAACGCCAAGAATCATCTGGTCACTCCTACGGGATATGCTGCCAATAAGGAAGCGTACGAAGGCGATATGGCAGCCAAGATGCCTGCTATCCGCGACATCTATACCCGTTATTGGGAAAGATGCCGCCAGGCGGGAGCTATGGACTTTGACGACCTGTTGGTATATACCTATATCTTGTTCCGTGACTTCCCGGAAGTCCTGGCCCGCTATCGGGAGCAGTTCCGCTATGTGCTCGTAGACGAGTATCAAGATACCAACTATGCCCAACACAGCATCGTCCTGCAACTCACCAAAGAGAACCAGCGTGTCTGTGTCGTAGGGGATGACGCACAAAGCATCTATTCTTTCCGTGGAGCGGATATCGACAATATCCTCTATTTTACGAAAATCTATCCTAATACGAAAGTCTTCAAACTGGAGCAGAATTACCGCTCCACACAGACCATTGTCTGTGCTGCCAACAGCTTGATTGAGAAGAATGAGCGTCAGATACGGAAAGCCGTATTCTCCGAAAAAGAGAAAGGGGAAGCTATCGGTGTGTTCCAGGCATACAGCGATGTGGAAGAGGGTGATATTGTGGCGAATAAGATAGCCGAACTGCGCCGCGAACATTCCTACGGCTATGCTGATTTCGCTATCCTGTATCGTACGAATGCGCAAAGCCGTATTTTTGAGGAAGCTCTTCGGAAGCGGACGATGCCTTATAAGATTTACGGCGGACTTTCGTTCTACCAACGAAAGGAGATAAAAGACGTTATCGCTTATTTCCGTCTGGTGGTGAATCCGAATGACGAAGAAGCGTTCAAGCGTATCATCAATTATCCTGCCCGTGGTATCGGAGATACTACCGTCGGCAAGATAATATCGGCAGCCACCGATAATGGAGTCAGCCTGTGGGCGGCGCTCTGCGAGCCGTTGAGCTATGGCTTGAATATCAACAAAGGGACACATACGAAACTTCAAGGTTTCCGTGAGTTGATAGAAGGCTTTATTGCGGACTTGGCAGATAAGAACGCATACGAGATTGGAACGGATATTATCCGTCAATCCGGCATTATCAACGATGTCTGCCAGGACACTTCTCCTGAGAATCTGAGCCGCAAGGAAAATATAGAAGAGTTGGTAAACGGTATGAACGACTTCTGTGCTTTACGGCAGGAAGAAGGCAATCCGAATATATTCCTAACCGATTTCCTTTCGGAGATTTCATTGCTTACCGACCAGGATTCCGATAAGGCGGATGACGGGGAGAAAATAACTTTGATGACCGTCCATTCCGCCAAGGGATTGGAATTTAGGAATGTGTTTGTGGTCGGTCTGGAAGAAAACCTGTTCCCTAGCGGCATGGTAGGAGACTCACCACGTGCGTTGGAAGAAGAACGTCGTTTGTTCTATGTAGCCATTACCCGTGCGGAAGAGCATTGTTTTCTGTCTTTTGCCAAAACCCGTTTCCGTTACGGAAAGATGGAGTTTGGAAGTCCCAGCCGTTTCTTGCGGGATATTGATGTTGATTTCTTGAAGATGCCGCATGAGTCGGGAGTCAGCCGTTCGGTGGATGAAGGTGCGGGACGTTTCCGCAGAGAGATAGAAGGCGGATTTACCCGTTCTGCTTCTCCGTCGCGTGCACCTTTCGGAAGTACCTCTTCTTCAGAACAGCGCGAACGGCCGAAGGCGCAGATAATAGCTCCCAGTGTGCCGAGAAACTTGAAGAAGGTAAGTGCGGTAGGCAGCAGTGGGGGAACTCAGGCGTCGTCTTCCGGTTCTGCATCGGTGGCAGGAGTGCAAGCCGGACAAATGATAGAGCACGAACGTTTCGGACTGGGAGAGGTGATGAAAGTAGAAGGAACGGGAGATAACGCAAAAGCCACCATTCATTTCAAAAATGCGGGTGACAAGCAACTATTATTGCGTTTTGCTCGTTTTAAAGTGGTAGAATAA